The following are encoded in a window of Triticum urartu cultivar G1812 unplaced genomic scaffold, Tu2.1 TuUngrouped_contig_4394, whole genome shotgun sequence genomic DNA:
- the LOC125527755 gene encoding Werner Syndrome-like exonuclease produces MGTETFVTDVAFEDDVISTTVTSSGDAVVAWLRKIRYAYRWVYHKLIVGLDVEWRPSFGPGYNRVALLQLCVGRRCLIFQLLHADYIPRSLESFLADPDFRFVGVGVQDDADRLRNDHDLVVNNTVDLRGLAADGMRRPWLRQAGLKVSTGAVMRANLEKPQRVRTGAWDAYRLSHEQIKYACIGAFVSFEVGRKLLTGDYYCSSDDEEEEEGEEEEDGSYYSSDEYGSSEEDY; encoded by the coding sequence ATGGGCACCGAGACGTTCGTCACCGACGTGGCCTTCGAGGACGACGTCATCAGCACCACCGTCACGTCCTCCGGCGACGCCGTCGTGGCCTGGCTCCGCAAGATCCGGTACGCCTACCGCTGGGTGTACCACAAGCTCATCGTGGGGCTGGACGTGGAGTGGCGCCCCAGCTTCGGCCCCGGGTACAACCGCGTCGCGCTCCTGCAGCTCTGCGTCGGCCGCCGCTGCCTCATCTTCCAGCTCCTCCACGCCGACTACATCCCGCGGTCCCTCGAGAGCTTCCTCGCCGACCCGGACTTCCGCTTCGTCGGCGTGGGCGTGCAGGACGACGCGGACCGCCTCCGCAACGACCACGACCTCGTGGTGAACAACACCGTCGACCTGCGCGGCCTCGCGGCCGACGGGATGCGCAGGCCGTGGCTCCGGCAGGCCGGGCTCAAGGTCAGCACGGGCGCCGTCATGAGGGCCAACCTGGAGAAGCCACAGCGTGTGAGGACGGGGGCCTGGGACGCCTACCGCCTCTCCCATGAGCAGATCAAGTACGCCTGCATCGGCGCGTTCGTTTCCTTCGAGGTCGGCCGGAAGCTCCTCACCGGTGACTACTACTGCTCCTCTGatgatgaagaggaggaggaaggggaggaagaagaagatggcTCCTACTACTCCTCCGATGAGTATGGCTCCTCCGAGGAGGACTACTGA